A stretch of [Clostridium] innocuum DNA encodes these proteins:
- a CDS encoding ABC transporter substrate-binding protein — protein sequence MKKLFKVMAAAACALSLTACGGSSKKSDTLVVGAEELTGTFSPLYYTGAYDGYVIDLVYNKLMEYDVDGNLQPSLAEKTDVAKDGKTITFNLRKGVKFSDGSDFTAKDVEFSYKVVSDPSYTGRFISTCQYLEGYKQYNNKKNKEEPDYPGIEVKDDYTVVFHFTEARNDNLQSLMNISVISSNQFKDSYAYKKTKPIQDAVGKPIGTGPYVLDKWEAGTGASLKKNEKYWGDDYKGIANVIIKPVKMETEYQELKSGNIDLLAGQIEPKKIGPASNNEDLTINHYPRGGMGYITYNTVNGATSEKEVRQALSYAFDRQSFVNSYYECKDCKDLDGVEIGYVPTTWNNPISKLGKVITGEEKVDGLTNYSYDIEKAKKLLDDAGWKVGASGFREKDGQKLEIKIMAIKDHDILNNLIPMWKKAWGEELKADVKVATVDFNTLMDKVYYDKNIEEWNVYFMATSFTDDTMSGAVTNFDSKYVGDGLDNTSRLKDEKLDSLMDAALTEMDMDKAKDKWVEAQKQVNEDVSALPVYGNTYFDFYNKKIKNLKTSALYQWTHGLRDATIE from the coding sequence ATGAAAAAGCTATTCAAAGTGATGGCCGCAGCAGCATGTGCGCTTTCACTGACAGCCTGTGGAGGATCTTCTAAAAAAAGTGATACATTAGTTGTAGGAGCTGAGGAACTTACAGGAACATTTTCACCATTGTACTACACTGGTGCTTACGACGGATACGTAATCGATCTGGTGTACAACAAATTGATGGAGTATGACGTGGATGGTAATTTACAGCCTTCTCTGGCAGAAAAAACGGACGTTGCCAAGGATGGTAAAACAATTACATTCAATCTGAGAAAGGGTGTTAAGTTCTCAGACGGAAGCGACTTTACAGCAAAGGATGTTGAATTCTCATACAAGGTAGTTTCAGATCCAAGCTATACAGGACGTTTCATCTCTACTTGCCAGTATCTGGAAGGATACAAGCAGTACAACAACAAAAAGAACAAGGAAGAACCAGATTATCCTGGTATCGAAGTGAAGGACGATTATACTGTCGTATTCCACTTCACAGAAGCAAGAAACGATAATCTGCAGAGTTTGATGAACATCAGTGTTATCAGCTCTAACCAGTTTAAGGATTCCTATGCTTACAAGAAAACAAAACCAATTCAGGATGCTGTAGGTAAACCAATCGGAACCGGACCATACGTATTGGACAAATGGGAAGCCGGTACAGGTGCTTCTCTGAAAAAGAATGAGAAATACTGGGGCGATGATTACAAGGGTATTGCAAATGTCATTATCAAACCGGTAAAGATGGAAACGGAATATCAGGAACTGAAATCCGGCAATATCGACCTGCTGGCAGGACAGATTGAGCCTAAGAAAATCGGACCTGCTTCCAACAACGAGGATCTGACAATCAACCACTACCCACGTGGTGGTATGGGTTACATCACTTACAACACAGTAAATGGTGCAACAAGTGAAAAAGAAGTACGTCAGGCACTGTCTTACGCATTCGACCGTCAGTCTTTCGTGAATTCTTACTATGAATGCAAGGACTGCAAGGATCTTGATGGTGTAGAAATCGGTTATGTACCAACAACTTGGAACAACCCAATCTCTAAGCTTGGTAAAGTTATCACAGGCGAGGAAAAGGTTGACGGCTTAACAAACTACAGCTATGACATCGAAAAGGCTAAAAAGCTTCTGGATGATGCAGGATGGAAAGTCGGAGCTAGCGGATTCCGTGAAAAAGACGGACAGAAGCTGGAAATCAAAATCATGGCAATCAAAGATCATGATATCCTGAACAACCTGATCCCTATGTGGAAAAAGGCTTGGGGTGAAGAGCTGAAAGCTGATGTTAAGGTTGCAACTGTTGACTTCAACACACTGATGGATAAAGTATACTATGACAAGAACATTGAAGAATGGAACGTTTACTTCATGGCTACTTCTTTCACAGATGATACAATGTCAGGTGCTGTAACGAACTTTGATTCCAAATATGTTGGTGATGGTCTGGACAACACAAGCCGTCTGAAAGACGAGAAGCTGGATAGTCTGATGGATGCTGCATTGACAGAAATGGATATGGATAAAGCAAAAGACAAATGGGTAGAGGCTCAGAAACAGGTAAATGAAGACGTTTCTGCACTGCCTGTATATGGTAACACTTACTTTGACTTCTACAACAAGAAGATCAAGAACCTGAAGACAAGTGCACTGTACCAGTGGACACATGGTCTGAGGGATGCTACAATCGAGTAA